A region of the Salvia splendens isolate huo1 chromosome 11, SspV2, whole genome shotgun sequence genome:
GTTCCTTTTCCTCCTATTTCATTTCAGTGAAGAGATGAAGAGAATTTTTTAATTCTAATGCTTATGTTGAGATCAAACCAAATAGGGGTATTATATTTCTTCGACATCATTCAAGCAGTTATGAAACTTCGATGATGCAACACTGTGAGTCTGTGACAGATAGTTCTAATTCTTACAAAATCTAAGTTTATTAGAGCCTACATGTCATTGATTGTCTTAGAGTATTTCCAAGTATATTATGCAAAACATAGTGGTATAATCTATTGCTATTTAGTTAAATGGTAACAGCCATTATCTTGATAGTGCTCCGTAAGTGAAAAGGGAGTCTTCGGGAGTTGGGATGCATCAGACCATAAGTTACGAATTTCATCGAGATGTTTGCTTAGGTTATGAATTCCCTTGTTAGTAAACAACTGTATTTCTAATTTCAACTTTTGACATCTGAGAATCTAGAGGTCATTGATTTCAACTGCATTATTCTAATCGCTACAAGTTATCTAGAAGAAACGAAAGTTCTTCTAATTTCCGGTTTCTCTTTCTGGAGAATCGTTTTTCCAGATATTGGTTGTAGGATTATGTAGCTTTCTTCTAAGCCTCTTTTAAGGAAGAATTACATTTTAAGTCCCTTTGGCCTCACTGTTAATGGTTTATACGGTTATAGGATGGAGGAGCATCCATTTTCAAGTATGAGAATGCTAAAGAAAAAGGTTGTGAAAAACTAAAGCGGCCAGCTTCTGTCCAACGTGCACTGTCAGTTTTGGAAATGGAAGTAGAGCAAATAAATAAAGGGAAATACGAGCACTACATGCAGAAGGAAATTCATGAACAACCAGAATCTCTTACAACAACAATGAGAGGGAGGCTTATACGTGGAGGATCATGCAAAGCAAAGAGTGTTCTCTTAGGAGGACTAAAGGATCACCTCAGAACCATAAGGAGAAGTCGAAGAATTGTCTTCATTGGTTGTGGCACAAGTTATAATGCAGCTTTAGCTGCAAGGCCAATTTTGGAAGAACTTTCTGGTCTGTCCAGTTCATGGAATGTATATAACATATTTTCTGTATGGTTACTAATTGATTCTATCTTGCAGGTATCCCTGTAACGATGGAGATTGCTAGTGATTTGGTGGATAGGCAGGGGCCAATATACAGGGAAGATACAACTGTCTTTGTTAGTCAATCAGGGGAAACAGCAGATACATTGCAGGCATTAGAATATGCGTTAGAGAATGGTGCCTTATGCGTTGGCATCACCAATACTGTTGGCAGTGCAATTGCTAGGCATACACACTGCGGAATTCACTTAAATGCTGGTTGTGAGATAGGGGTAGCTAGTACCAAGGTAAGCAAAAACTATAGACTTTTCTTCTCATTTCTTGTCTTTACAGTCACCATTTGGCAGTTGTGTTATCTTATTAAGTACTTCCACTAACAGGCATACACAAGCCAAATTGTTGTCATGGCTATGTTGGCTCTGGCAATTGGAGATGATACGATTTCTAGTCAAGGAAGACGGGAAGCAATAATAGATGGCCTATTTGATTTGCCGAGTATGTTTAATATTTTTCTCATGCCACATGTTACATTAATTGAAACTGTCATAGAGAAATGTGTCGTGATCATGATCCCAGATTCAATAATATGCAGATAAGGTGAAAGAGGTTCTCAAACTCGATGAGGAAATGAAAGATCTTGCTAAATTACTGATTGCAGAACAGTCACTTCTTGTCTTCGGAAGAGGCTACAATTACGCAACTGCATTGGAAGGTGCCTTGAAGGTAAAAGAAGTATCACTTATGCATAGTGAAGGAATACTTGCTGGAGAGATGAAACACGGTCCCTTGGCTTTAGTTGATGAGACCCTTCCAATAGTTGTTATTGCTACCCGTGATACTTGTTTCAGGTTAGGCTTTTCCTAATAGAACAAGGTATGTTTCCACAATGCAACTCTCTCTATTCCATCgtattaaatttaaacttaatttTCAGCAAACAACAATCCGTTATTCAGCAACTTCATGCTCGAAAAGGTAGACTTATAGTGATGTGCAGTAAAGGTGATGCAGCATCTGTCAGTGTTGGTGGATCTTGCCGTGTAGTTGAAGTTCCAGTTGTTGAGGACTGCCTGCAGCCAGTGATCAACATAGTTCCTCTGCAGGTAACACCCTCGTTcgtttctattttaaaatactGTTCGATCGCTTTCTTCTCTTGGGCGCCATGAGACAAGGTTGAGGCTGACAGTTGAAGCTTTACATTTGTTCTTGCGCTTGTCTTGTGACTGCAGCTTTTGGCATATCATCTGACTGTTCTCCGCGGATACAACGTTGACCAGCCACGGAATCTTGCAAAAAGCGTGACAACACAATGAGGAAGGCAACCCGGGCCACATGATACCTGAAACATTCTAACCACGAGATGCTGCGTCGATTCGGTTTTTTAGTGAGAGAATCGGTTAGGATAGCTGCTGCTTGTGTTTAGCTTGTCCAAAATTGTGCGTCGACTGATCTTGTCCACAGATTACTAACGTTGTCTAAAACAAATGCTGTTCTACATGTATAACTGATTGTATGTATTACACCTTGGTGTTATAATAGCAAAAGATGGTTACTCTTCTTGGTTTGATTTAATAATCCTCAGTGAAAATGGGTTGCTTGGGCTGAATTATTCCAAAATGATCGATTTATGCCTTTCCTATTTAACTTTTTTATGTTTGTTCATTAACGCTTTATTCTTGTCCAATCAAatcataatatttattttaattaatgatgCATGTAACAAATTTCTAACTATTTACGAACTACGCCAAAACAAACTTTGTAAAACCGATTGATAATTGATATGAAAAATGTTACTTATAACTGAGAATTTATCAAAAGAAAGTAGCATCTAATTCACCAACTGTATATTGAAGATTAATCCTGCTTCTGTGATTCAGCTTCCTTTCTCTTTATGAGCTTGATAAAATTTTGCACTATGGTTTTGCCTTCAGTAGATATGATGCTTTCTGGATGGAACTGAACGCCCTGCGCTTATCCAAAAATAAAACAACGTCAAACCTATGCCATCGGACTTTGCCTTGCAATATTATCTGTAATGTAGCCAAACGAATGTTACCTGTATATGACGGTATACTTTGTGACGAGCAGCCATCACCAACCCGTCTTCGGTCCATGCAGTTATCTCAAGGGCATCATTCGGGAAACTATCCCGTTCAATCACAAGACTATGGTATCTACCAGCAGTAAAGGGGCTGCAAAACAATTGTCAAAACTCAACACACTTTACTCACCGATCTCTGATAAATAGAAATCAGAGCTGTAAAAATAATAGATAGGGAAAAATCAAAGACAGGGATGAACAAGAAATGGCAATTACAATTATAcagagaaaataaagaaagagacTTACTTCGATAAGCCTGCAAACAAGCCATCTTCCCCACCCTCGTTATAGTAAACAGGAGAACTTTTTCCATGCACAACTCCAGAAGGAGATCGCACAATTTTCCCTGCAAAGCATAGTATCATTTAGGGAAGGGGAAAGCAATAAATTATAAGCACATGGAAACAAGAGATATCCAGCAAATATGGTGCCGGCTGAAGAATACTGCCACGTGTTGCT
Encoded here:
- the LOC121755655 gene encoding glutamine--fructose-6-phosphate aminotransferase [isomerizing] 2-like, yielding MCGIFAYLNFNLSRERRYILEVLFNGLRRLEYRGYDSAGISIDSSSESDAVVSPALVFRKEGNIESLVKSVNQEVAATDLNLDESFSVHAGIAHTRWATHGEPAPRNSHPQTSDSRNEFLVVHNGVITNYEVLKETLVRHGFTFESDTDTEVIPKLAKYVFDNANEEGDKSVTFSQVVLEVMRHLEGAYALIFKSTHYPNELIACKRGSPLLLGVKELIEEPSRASFNDTKFLLSNGQPKELFLSSDASALVEHTKKVLVIEDGEVVHIQDGGASIFKYENAKEKGCEKLKRPASVQRALSVLEMEVEQINKGKYEHYMQKEIHEQPESLTTTMRGRLIRGGSCKAKSVLLGGLKDHLRTIRRSRRIVFIGCGTSYNAALAARPILEELSGIPVTMEIASDLVDRQGPIYREDTTVFVSQSGETADTLQALEYALENGALCVGITNTVGSAIARHTHCGIHLNAGCEIGVASTKAYTSQIVVMAMLALAIGDDTISSQGRREAIIDGLFDLPNKVKEVLKLDEEMKDLAKLLIAEQSLLVFGRGYNYATALEGALKVKEVSLMHSEGILAGEMKHGPLALVDETLPIVVIATRDTCFSKQQSVIQQLHARKGRLIVMCSKGDAASVSVGGSCRVVEVPVVEDCLQPVINIVPLQLLAYHLTVLRGYNVDQPRNLAKSVTTQ